A single genomic interval of Canis lupus dingo isolate Sandy chromosome 6, ASM325472v2, whole genome shotgun sequence harbors:
- the IL21R gene encoding interleukin-21 receptor, translated as MLCGGAAALFLLMLQGAWGCLDLVCYTDYFQTVTCTLETGTVHPSNLTLTWQDPYGELEDEVTSCSLQRSTHNATHTKYMCHMDVFHFMADDIFSVNVTDQPGSYSQECGSFVLAKSIKPSPPFNVTVTFSGHYNISWSSSYNSYALKGKLQYELRYRKQGRSWALSPGRKLISVDSRSVSLLPLEFQGDSSYELQVRAGPQPGSNFQGTWSEWSDSVTFHTQPEEIKGSQHTYLLYLLLVIILPILVFLGLKIHLPWRLWKKVWGQVPSPQKFFQPLYVGHSGDFKKWVGARFTASSLELGPRSPEALSSLELYYCCPAQSASKGLESTQLPEPTDLLEADGGPELGGFWVPAPSTAGSVGGSAYSQERDRPYGVVSIDTVTVADTEGPCAWSCTCGADGYPALNLDASLEPGSGTEDPLLDTGTTVLSCGCVSTGGLAGLGGPPGSLLDRLQLPLEDEAGWTPGPPWSGRPPRGVSDSEAGSPPAGLDMDTFDSGFAGSDCGSPVECDFTSAGDEGPPRSYLRQWVVMAPPPEGPGPQASE; from the exons ATGCTGTGTGGCGGGGCGGCCGCTCTGTTCCTGCTGATGCTCCAGGGAG CCTGGGGTTGCCTAGACCTCGTCTGCTACACCGATTACTTCCAGACAGTCACCTGCACCCTGGAGACAGGGACCGTCCACCCCAGCAACCTCACCCTCACCTG GCAAGACCCATATGGAGAACTGGAGGATGAAGTCACCTCCTGCAGCCTCCAGCGGTCCACCCACAACGCCACGCACACAAAGTACATGTGCCACATGGATGTGTTCCACTTCATGGCCGACGACATTTTCAGTGTCAACGTGACAGACCAGCCTGGCAGTTACTCCCAGGAGTGCGGCAGCTTTGTCCTGGCTAAGAGCA TCAAGCCATCCCCCCCTTTCAACGTGACTGTGACCTTCTCGGGACATTATAACATCTCCTGGAGCTCCAGTTACAATTCCTACGCGCTGAAGGGCAAGCTGCAGTATGAGCTACGGTACAGGAAGCAGGGGCGCTCCTGGGCTCTG AGCCCGGGGAGAAAGCTGATCTCCGTGGACTCGAGAAGcgtctctctcctccccttggAGTTCCAGGGTGACTCGAGCTACGAGCTCCAGGTGCGCGCAGGGCCCCAGCCCGGCTCCAACTTCCAGGGGACCTGGAGCGAGTGGAGTGACTCCGTCACCTTTCACACCCAGCCGGAAG AGATAAAGGGAAGCCAGCACACGTACCTGCTCTACCTCCTCCTGGTCATCATACTCCCCATCCTCGTCTTCTTAGGCCTGAAGATCCACCTGCCTTGGAG GCTGTGGAAGAAGGTGTGGGGGCAGGTGCCCAGCCCGCAGAAGTTCTTCCAGCCCCTCTACGTGGGCCACAGCGGGGACTTCAAG AAATGGGTGGGTGCACGCTTCACCGCCTCCAGCCTGGAGCTGGGCCCCCGGAGCCCCGAGGCGCTCTCCTCCCTGGAGCTGTACTACTGCTGCCCTGCGCAGAGCGCCAGCAAGGGGCTGGAGTCCACGCAGCTGCCGGAGCCCACGGACCTGCTGGAAGCCGACGGGGGGCCCGAGCTGGGGGGCTTCTGGGTCCCAGCCCCCTCCACTGCcggcagcgtgggtggctcagcttaTAGCCAGGAGAGGGACCGGCCATACGGCGTTGTGTCCATTGACACGGTGACCGTGGCAGACACAGAAGGGCCGTGTGCGTGGTCCTGCACCTGTGGGGCTGACGGCTACCCAGCCCTGAACTTGGACGCCAGCCTGGAGCCCGGCTCCGGCACTGAGGATCCGCTCTTGGACACAGGGACTACGGTCCTATCCTGTGGCTGCGTCTCAACCGGTGGCCTCGCCGGGCTGGGAGGCCCCCCGGGCAGCCTCCTCGACAGGCTACAGCTGCCCCTGGAGGACGAGGCAGGTTGGACGCCGGGGCCGCCCTGGAGCGGCAGGCCACCCCGAGGGGTGTCGGACAGTGAAGCGGGCTCGCCTCCCGCCGGCCTGGACATGGACACTTTCGACAGTGGCTTCGCGGGCTCGGACTGTGGCAGCCCTGTGGAGTGTGACTTCACCAGCGCTGGGGATGAAGGGCCCCCCAGGAGCTACCTCCGCCAGTGGGTGGTCATGGCCCCTCCACCCGAGGGACCAGGGCCCCAGGCCAGCGAGTGA